GGGGGTCCGTTTGAAACCCGGCTGCCCCGACACGGGATCGACGAGCGGGCGCGGGAGGAGCCCGGTGCGGCCGCCGCTCGAGGTGCGGTCGGTCCAGTGGATCGGAACGAACAGCTCGCCCGGGCGCTGGCCTTCGGAAACGACGGTGCGATAGACGCTCTCGCCCTGCGGGGTTTCGACCCGCGCGAGCCCGCCGTCGGCAAGCCCGAGCCGCGCGGCGTCGTCGGGATGCACCTCGACCAGCGGCTCTTCGCGATGACGCGCAAGCTTTGGCGCAAGGCCGGTGCGCGTCATCGTATGCCACTGGTCGCGGTAGCGGCCGGTGTTGAGCGTCAGCGGCCATTTCACAAGCGGCTCGGGCAGCGGCTTTTGCGCCACCGGCACAAGCCGTGCACGTCCGTCTGCGGTCGAAAAGCGGCCGTCGGCGAAGGTCTGATCGCCGCCCCAGCGAAAGGGCATCATGTCGTCATAGGCGGCATTGCCGCCCTGCGCCGCGCCAGGGAGCGCGAAGAGGCGCGCACCATCATTGTCATAGGTCGAGAGGCGGCAATGCTCGCGCCAGATGTCGGCGGGGCGGTCATAGCTGAAGGCGGTCTTCCAGCCCATGCGCCGCGCGACTTCCTTGACGATCCACCAGTCGGGCATCGCTTCGCCCGGCAGAGGAAACAGCGCGCGCTGCCGGCTGATCGTGCGATCGCTGTTGGTGACGGTGCCGTCCTTTTCGCCCCACGCCGCAGCAGGCAGGCGGACATGCGCGAAGGCGCCGGTATCGGTGTTTTCGATCACGTCGCTGACGACGACGAAGGGGCAGGCGGCGAGAGCGTCGCGTACGCGGTTCGCGTCGGGCATCGACACCGCGGGGTTGGTCGCCATCACCCACAAAGCCTTGATGCGGCCTTCGCCGACCGCGCGGAACAGGTCGACGGCTTTCAGGCCCGGCTTCTCCGCCATCGCCGGCGCGGCCCAGAAGCGCTGGACGCGGTCGCGGTTTTCGGGCGCGAAATCCATATGCGCGGCGAGCGTCGAGGCAAGCCCGCCGACCTCGCGTCCGCCCATCGCATTGGGCTGGCCGGTGATCGAGAAGGGCGCGGCGCCGGGCTTGCCGATGCGGCCGGTCGCAAGATGGAGGTTGGTTATCGCGTTCACCTGGTCGGTGCCGGACGTCGACTGGTTGATCCCCTGGCTGAACATCGTGACCGTGCGCGGCGTTGCGGCGAACAGCTCGTAGAAACGCCTGAGGTCGGCGACGGGCACGTCGCACGCGCGCGCCACCGACCACAGGTCATTCCCCTCTCCAAGCTCGTCCCAGAAATTTTCGGGCACCGCGACATGCGCGGCAAGATAGTCGTCGTCGACCACGCCCGCCTCGCGGCACCATTGCAGCAGGCCGTTCATCAGCGCGACGTCGCTGCCGGGGCGAATCGCGAGATGAATATCGGCCTCCTCGGCGGTCTCGGTGCGGCGCGGGTCGATGACGACGAGCCTCGCGCCCGCTTCGCAGCGCGCGCGGATGCGCTGATAGACGATCGGATGGCACCAGGCGGTGTTGCTGCCGACGAGGACGATCAGGTCGGCGGCATCGAGATCGTTATAGGTCGCGGGGACGATATCTTCGCCGAACGCGCGCGTGTGACCGGCGACCGCGCTCGACATGCAGAGCCGCGAATTGGTGTCGATGTTCGCGGTGCCGATGAAGCCCTTCATCAGCTTGTTGGCGACATAATAATCCTCGGTGAGGAGCTGGCCTGATACGTAGAAGGCGACGCTGTTCGGTCCATGGCGCGCGATGGTTTCCTTGAACCGCTTTGCGACGAGGTCGAGCGCTTTGTCCCAGCTCGCGCGCTTCTTGCCGATCATGGGGTGCAGCAGGCGGCCTTCGAGCCCGACGGTTTCGCCGAGATGCGTGCCCTTCGAACAGAGCCGCCCGCGGTTTGCGGGGTGATCGGGGTCGCCCGCTATCTCCACTTGCCGCTCGCCCGTCACCGTCGCGCGGATGCCGCAGCCGACGCCGCAATAGGCGCAGGTGGTGCGGACCGCTTCGCTCATCAGGCGGCCGCCTTCAAAGTGCTCGCGCGACAGATAAGCACACGGCCGCCGTCGATCTTCACCGGCACCGTCGGCGTGCAGCCCTTGTCCTCGCCGAGTGCTTCGCCGGTCGACAGCGAAATCCGCCAATTATGGAGCGGACAGGCGACCGCGCCCCCGTGGACGATGCCCTGGCTCAGCCGGCCATGCTTGTGCGGGCAGCGGTCGAGCAGCGCGAACACTTTGCCCTCGGCGGTGCGGAAGACCGCAATGTCGTCGCCGCCTTCGACTTGCACTGTGCGGCTGCCGCGTACCGGAATCTGGTCGACCCAGCCGATGTCGAGCCATTCGGGGGTCGTCATGCCAGTTCCTCCTGCGGAATGAAGCGCGCCATAGGCGCATGATGTTCGGCCTCGGCGCCTTCGGCGCGCTGCGCCCAGGGGTCGTCCTGCGAAAAGCTCTGCGAAACGAGGAAGCGCGCGCGCAGTGCCTCGCGGCCCGCAGGATCGTCGGCGATGCGCGCCTTCACATAATCGACGCCGACGCGTTCGATCCACGGTGCGGTGCGCTCGAGATAACGCGCTTCCTCGCGGTAGAGCTGGATGAAGGCGGCGCAATAATCCATCGCCTCCTGCTCGGTCGCGACCTTGCAGAGGAGGTCGGTGGCGCGGACATGGATGCCGCCATTGCCGCCGACGTGCAGCTCGTACCCGCTGTCGACGCAGACGATGCCGAAATCCTTGATCGTCGCCTCGGCGCAGTTGCGCGGGCAGCCGGACACCGCGATCTTGAACTTGTGCGGCATCCAGCTGCCCCAGCTCATCCGCTCGATCTTGACGCCGAGTCCGGTCGAATCCTGCGTGCCGAAGCGGCACCATTCGGACCCGACGCACGTCTTCACCGTGCGGAGCGATTTGCCGTAAGCGTGGCCCGAGACCATGCCGGCGGCATTGAGGTCGGCCCAGACCGCGGGAAGATCTTCTTTCTTGATCCCGAAGATGTCGAGCCGCTGGCCGCCGGTGACCTTGACCATCGGCGCATTGAACTTCTCGACCACATCGGCGATCGCGCGCAGCTCGGTCGGGTTGGTGAGCCCGCCCCACATGCGCGGGACGACCGAATAGGTGCCGTCCTTCTGGATGTTGGCGTGCATCCGCTCGTTGACGAAGCGGCTCTGCTGGTCGTCGACATAATCGCCGGGAAGCGCGCAGAGCAGATAATAGTTGAGCGCCGGGCGGCACGACGAGCAGCCGTCGGGGGTCGTCCAGTGCAGCTGCTGCATCACCTCGGGGATCGAGCGCATCGCTTGCGCGACGATCTCGCGGCGGACGTCGTCATGGCCGAAGCTCGTGCATTTGCACATCGTCTTGGGCCCCGCCTGGACATCGTCGCCGAGCGTTAGCGCGAGCAGATTTTCGACGAGACCGGTGCACGACCCGCAACTCGCCGACGCCTTGCAGGTGCCGCGCACGGCATCGAGGCTGTGCGCTCCCTTGGCGATGCACGAGACGACCTGACCCTTGGTGACGCCGTTGCAGCCGCAGATCTCGGCATCGTCCGAGAGCGCCGCAACGGCCGCCTTAGGGTCCGCCGCGCCCCCTCCCGAGGCGAAGGACTGGCCGAAGATCAGCAGGTCGCGGAGATCGGAGACATCCTCCTGTTTCTTGAGCAGGTCGAAATACCAGCTGCCGTCGGCGGTATCGCCATAGAGCACCGCGCCGACGATCCGGTCGTCCCTGACGATGACGCGCTTGTACACGCCGCGGCTGGCGTCGCGCAGCACGATGTCCTCGCACCCGTCGCCGCCCGAGAAATCGCCCGCCGAGAACACGTCGATCCCCGACACTTTAAGCTTGGTCGAGGTGACCGAGCCGCGATAGCCCGTCGGCTGTTCGACGAGCCCGTCGGCGAGGCTGCGGCACATGTCCCACAAAGGCGCGACAAGGCCATAGACCTGTCCGTCATGCTCGACGCATTCGCCGACCGCGAGGACATGCGGGTCGCTGGTGACCATATGGTCGTCGACCTGGATGCCGCGGCCGACCGCGAGCCCGGCGTCGCGGGCAAGCGCGACCGAGGGGCGGATACCGACCGCCATCACGACGAGGCTGGCGGGGATCAGCGTTCCGTCCTTGAGCTTCACCCCCTCGACCTTGCCGTTGCCGACGATCTCGGCGGTGTCGGCGCCGGTCAGGATCGTTTGCCCGCGGCCTTCGAGCGCCTGCTTGAGCAGCCAGCCCGCCGCTTCGTCGAGCTGGCGTTCCATCAGCGTCGGCATCAGGTGGATGACGGTGACCTTCATCCCGCGCAGCGAAAGCCCGTGCGCGGCTTCGAGCCCGAGCAGCCCGCCGCCGATCACCACCGCGTCGCCGCCCGCATCGGCCGCCGCGAGCATCGTGTCGACATCGTCCATGTCGCGAAACGCGATCACCCCGGGCAGATCCTTGCCCGGCACCGGGATGATGAAGGGATCGGAGCCGGTCGCGATCAGCAGCCGGTCATAGCTTTCGGTCGCGCCGCCGCGCGTCGTCACCGTCTTTGTGCCGCGGTCGATCGCGACCACCGGATCGCCCGCGACCAGCGCAATGCCGTTCGCCGCATACCATTCGGCATCGTTGATCACGATGTCGTCGAAGCTCTTCTCACCCGCGAGAACGGGCGACAGCATGATGCGGTTGTAATTGACCCGCGGCTCGGCGCCAAAGATCGTCACGCGGTAGCGCGCCGGGTCGCGCGCGAGCAGCTCCTCGACCGCGCGGCATCCGGCCATGCCGTTGCCGATGACGACCAGATGGTCGCGCGTGTCGGCGTCGGTCTTGATGGGGCGGTGTTCCATTAAATCGTCCAGTCCAGTTGCAGCCAAAATTTGTCGGTATTGGTGGCGAAGGTGTCGGCGTCGTAATGCGCGTAGCGGGCGGCGGCGGTGACCTTGCCGAGCTTTGCGCTCGCGAGGAGGTTGATTTCGTCGCCGTAGGAGCGGCTGGCGCGGTCGCTGCGATAGTCGTGGTACGCCGCTTGCAGCGTGACGGCCTTGAGCGGCCCGACGGCTTTCCAGCTCCAGCCCGCGCTCGCGTACAGGTCGCGCACGCCATCGGGCGGGGTGGTCAGGAATTTGTCGGCCCAGCCCTGGAATTTGAACGCGGTCGCGAGCGGGGTCTGGAAACTGGTGAGCGCGGTTCCGTTGTCGGCGCCGAGTATTTCATACCCGACGCCGACCCGGGGACCTCCGAAATCGACCGCGACGTCGGCGAGATAATAGTCGGCGCTGTAATTATTCGGATTGCGGTGCCAGTCCGACTGACGTGCATAGCTCAGCTGGTAAGCGATCTTCGCCTTGCCTAGCGCCTGCGTTCCGTCGAGGCGCACGCCATAGCTCTGGCTCGACAGGCGATAGCCCTGCATTGCCGCTTCGTCCTGATCGACGAGATAGGCAAAGGTCGAGAGTTTGCCGATCGGGGTCTGGCTGCTGAGGTTGCCGAAGAAATTGTCGCCCGACACCGCCTGCTGCCGAGCGCCCGCGCCGTCGATGCCCCAGATGGTGCGCACGCTCCACGCATAGGCGAGATCGGCCTTCACGCCCTTGACCGGCGTGATCTCGGCGCGCACCGCGTCGAAGCTCTGGCCGTTCTGACGAAAGCCGACGCTGCCGACGAAACGCTCGTCGTCGAAGCCGAGCCGCTGCCGCCCTGCCGTGAGTGCGAAGGCGGCCGACGTATATCGCAGTTGCGCGCGGGAGAGGCCGATATTGTCGGGATCGCCGACCAGTGGGCGCGTGGCCGCGCCATGAAGGCCGTCGAAATAATCGTCGATGACCGCAAGATTGCCTTGCCCCTCGACCAGCGCCGACCAGTTGCCTGCCTTGGCTTCGACCCCGGCGCGGACGCGGAGGGTCAGTGCCTCCGCATCGGCGGGGAGGCCGTCCTGGTCGACGCTTTCATAGCGCAACCGCGCTTCGCCGAGGGGTTTCAGGACAATCTCTTCGGCGTGGGCCGCGCCGGCTGGCGCAAGCGCGAAAAGAAGGACGAACGCAGCTTTCATGGGTCAGATCCTCACCCCCTGGGCCGCGCCCCAGGTTCGGCGCCACTGGCCCTTGACGAACATCAGTGCGACGAGGGCGAGCACCGCGAGTCCGGCGAAGATGTAAAAGCCTGGCGCGAAGCTGCCCGTCC
This window of the Sphingopyxis sp. CCNWLW2 genome carries:
- a CDS encoding molybdopterin-dependent oxidoreductase; translated protein: MSEAVRTTCAYCGVGCGIRATVTGERQVEIAGDPDHPANRGRLCSKGTHLGETVGLEGRLLHPMIGKKRASWDKALDLVAKRFKETIARHGPNSVAFYVSGQLLTEDYYVANKLMKGFIGTANIDTNSRLCMSSAVAGHTRAFGEDIVPATYNDLDAADLIVLVGSNTAWCHPIVYQRIRARCEAGARLVVIDPRRTETAEEADIHLAIRPGSDVALMNGLLQWCREAGVVDDDYLAAHVAVPENFWDELGEGNDLWSVARACDVPVADLRRFYELFAATPRTVTMFSQGINQSTSGTDQVNAITNLHLATGRIGKPGAAPFSITGQPNAMGGREVGGLASTLAAHMDFAPENRDRVQRFWAAPAMAEKPGLKAVDLFRAVGEGRIKALWVMATNPAVSMPDANRVRDALAACPFVVVSDVIENTDTGAFAHVRLPAAAWGEKDGTVTNSDRTISRQRALFPLPGEAMPDWWIVKEVARRMGWKTAFSYDRPADIWREHCRLSTYDNDGARLFALPGAAQGGNAAYDDMMPFRWGGDQTFADGRFSTADGRARLVPVAQKPLPEPLVKWPLTLNTGRYRDQWHTMTRTGLAPKLARHREEPLVEVHPDDAARLGLADGGLARVETPQGESVYRTVVSEGQRPGELFVPIHWTDRTSSGGRTGLLPRPLVDPVSGQPGFKRTPAAIAPVATKWRGFLLLANELDERPACLWATRVAVPAGVLWELAGNGDLKRIEALLPRGERIEAQDSARGTRRVAVVTGRRLAGALFVTESGELPPRDWLIAQLSAPDVAPTLLAGRAPGVQADRGPVICVCFDIRLKTITAAIRDQQLADVAAIGGAIGAGTNCGSCRPALARILAEETSDAA
- the nirD gene encoding nitrite reductase small subunit NirD, whose product is MTTPEWLDIGWVDQIPVRGSRTVQVEGGDDIAVFRTAEGKVFALLDRCPHKHGRLSQGIVHGGAVACPLHNWRISLSTGEALGEDKGCTPTVPVKIDGGRVLICRASTLKAAA
- the nirB gene encoding nitrite reductase large subunit NirB, encoding MEHRPIKTDADTRDHLVVIGNGMAGCRAVEELLARDPARYRVTIFGAEPRVNYNRIMLSPVLAGEKSFDDIVINDAEWYAANGIALVAGDPVVAIDRGTKTVTTRGGATESYDRLLIATGSDPFIIPVPGKDLPGVIAFRDMDDVDTMLAAADAGGDAVVIGGGLLGLEAAHGLSLRGMKVTVIHLMPTLMERQLDEAAGWLLKQALEGRGQTILTGADTAEIVGNGKVEGVKLKDGTLIPASLVVMAVGIRPSVALARDAGLAVGRGIQVDDHMVTSDPHVLAVGECVEHDGQVYGLVAPLWDMCRSLADGLVEQPTGYRGSVTSTKLKVSGIDVFSAGDFSGGDGCEDIVLRDASRGVYKRVIVRDDRIVGAVLYGDTADGSWYFDLLKKQEDVSDLRDLLIFGQSFASGGGAADPKAAVAALSDDAEICGCNGVTKGQVVSCIAKGAHSLDAVRGTCKASASCGSCTGLVENLLALTLGDDVQAGPKTMCKCTSFGHDDVRREIVAQAMRSIPEVMQQLHWTTPDGCSSCRPALNYYLLCALPGDYVDDQQSRFVNERMHANIQKDGTYSVVPRMWGGLTNPTELRAIADVVEKFNAPMVKVTGGQRLDIFGIKKEDLPAVWADLNAAGMVSGHAYGKSLRTVKTCVGSEWCRFGTQDSTGLGVKIERMSWGSWMPHKFKIAVSGCPRNCAEATIKDFGIVCVDSGYELHVGGNGGIHVRATDLLCKVATEQEAMDYCAAFIQLYREEARYLERTAPWIERVGVDYVKARIADDPAGREALRARFLVSQSFSQDDPWAQRAEGAEAEHHAPMARFIPQEELA
- a CDS encoding alginate export family protein, with the protein product MKAAFVLLFALAPAGAAHAEEIVLKPLGEARLRYESVDQDGLPADAEALTLRVRAGVEAKAGNWSALVEGQGNLAVIDDYFDGLHGAATRPLVGDPDNIGLSRAQLRYTSAAFALTAGRQRLGFDDERFVGSVGFRQNGQSFDAVRAEITPVKGVKADLAYAWSVRTIWGIDGAGARQQAVSGDNFFGNLSSQTPIGKLSTFAYLVDQDEAAMQGYRLSSQSYGVRLDGTQALGKAKIAYQLSYARQSDWHRNPNNYSADYYLADVAVDFGGPRVGVGYEILGADNGTALTSFQTPLATAFKFQGWADKFLTTPPDGVRDLYASAGWSWKAVGPLKAVTLQAAYHDYRSDRASRSYGDEINLLASAKLGKVTAAARYAHYDADTFATNTDKFWLQLDWTI